The Methanocella arvoryzae MRE50 genome includes a region encoding these proteins:
- the purM gene encoding phosphoribosylformylglycinamidine cyclo-ligase: MTYAGSGVDIKKLDGIKSDILKSLSFKRTGFGAPLGGEGHYAGLIDMGYFALAITTDGVGTKLLIADAIEKWDTIGIDCVAMNVNDLYVMGIEPLAFVDYISLEKPNPELVRQTMIGLNEGARQANVSIVGGETAALPDIIKGFDLAGTAVGVVPKDRIITGKDVKPGDVIVGLPSSGIHSNGYSLVRKVVESAGLKYTDPCPYNKKVSLGEELLTPTRIYAEVVGLAKRFNIHGMAHITGGGLMNLKRITSYGFDFTDPLPVPEVFKFIQKTGNIEDEEMYRTFNMGMGYVIICDKQDAGAIVKMTDGTIVGKIVKEGCRIRGIKMW, encoded by the coding sequence ATGACTTACGCCGGCTCAGGCGTTGACATCAAGAAGCTGGACGGCATTAAGTCCGATATCCTCAAAAGCCTCAGCTTCAAACGCACCGGCTTCGGCGCCCCCCTCGGCGGAGAGGGGCACTACGCAGGCTTGATCGATATGGGCTACTTCGCCCTGGCAATCACTACGGATGGCGTGGGCACCAAGCTGCTCATCGCGGACGCCATCGAGAAGTGGGATACCATCGGCATCGACTGCGTCGCCATGAACGTGAACGACCTGTACGTAATGGGTATCGAGCCCCTTGCCTTCGTCGACTACATATCACTTGAAAAGCCGAACCCGGAGCTGGTCAGGCAGACGATGATCGGCCTCAACGAGGGCGCCCGCCAGGCCAACGTGTCCATCGTCGGCGGCGAAACCGCGGCTCTGCCCGACATCATCAAAGGCTTCGACCTCGCCGGCACGGCTGTCGGAGTCGTCCCCAAAGACCGGATCATCACCGGCAAAGACGTAAAGCCCGGCGACGTCATCGTTGGCCTGCCGTCCAGCGGCATTCACTCCAACGGCTACAGCCTCGTCCGCAAAGTCGTGGAGAGCGCCGGCCTCAAGTACACAGACCCCTGCCCGTACAACAAAAAGGTCTCCCTGGGAGAGGAACTGCTCACCCCCACCAGAATCTACGCCGAAGTCGTCGGCCTCGCAAAGCGGTTCAACATCCACGGCATGGCCCACATCACCGGCGGCGGTTTGATGAACCTCAAACGCATTACAAGCTACGGCTTCGACTTCACCGACCCGCTCCCGGTGCCAGAAGTATTCAAGTTCATCCAGAAGACCGGCAATATCGAGGACGAGGAGATGTACCGCACCTTCAACATGGGTATGGGCTACGTCATCATCTGCGATAAGCAGGACGCCGGCGCCATCGTGAAAATGACGGATGGTACCATCGTCGGTAAAATTGTCAAGGAAGGGTGCAGAATTCGCGGCATCAAGATGTGGTAA
- a CDS encoding phosphatidate cytidylyltransferase, producing MFSLRKLVHMGGVLFVPLAMYNRYLALGMAILGIGAFFVLELVKRKLDPKLAGLVYRKGEMSGTATEPLAYLLAITLLLAISLLFMPEACDAAIIVLTLGDGVATLAGRAIGGPKLPCTKKTWSGMLAGIIIAGSAGYFVAGPIALVGAAGGMIAEAYAGRGDNCLTAIAAFLCMAAAAVITG from the coding sequence ATGTTCTCGCTTCGGAAGCTCGTACATATGGGCGGTGTGCTGTTCGTGCCGCTCGCGATGTACAACCGGTACCTGGCTCTTGGAATGGCCATACTGGGTATCGGCGCTTTCTTTGTGCTGGAGCTGGTGAAGCGTAAGCTGGACCCGAAGCTGGCGGGGCTGGTATACCGGAAGGGGGAGATGTCGGGCACGGCGACGGAGCCGCTGGCCTACCTGCTGGCAATCACATTGTTGTTGGCGATCTCTTTGCTGTTCATGCCGGAGGCGTGCGATGCGGCGATCATCGTTCTGACGCTGGGCGACGGCGTGGCGACCCTCGCGGGCAGGGCGATCGGCGGGCCGAAGCTGCCCTGTACTAAAAAGACCTGGTCGGGCATGCTTGCGGGAATCATCATTGCAGGCTCGGCGGGGTACTTCGTTGCCGGGCCGATCGCGCTTGTGGGAGCGGCTGGCGGCATGATCGCGGAAGCGTACGCGGGCAGGGGTGACAACTGCCTCACCGCGATAGCGGCCTTTCTCTGCATGGCCGCCGCTGCCGTTATTACGGGATAG